A region from the Leptospirillum ferriphilum ML-04 genome encodes:
- a CDS encoding DEAD/DEAH box helicase family protein — MGGDPVIELRSYQREAIDSLYRWFETQGGDPVIVLPTGSGKSAVQAAFIQEVLSRWEGQRILCLVHVKELVEQNFRTLKQLWPEAPAGIYSAGVGRREANPPIVIAGIQSVYRKARELGHRDLVIIDESHRIPPDGSGMYQTLLTGLRETNPHLRLIGLTATPYRMGQGYLWDGEGALFDGPSYQIDMGELIRMGYLSPLTTSPVVSRADLSGVKTRQGDFVEGDLEKAMDSITDKACREMVDLGADRRKWIIFCAGVSHAKNVTRTLRDLGVPAELVTGDTPNEMRDAIVDRFRAGEIRALVNVMVLTTGFDVPDVDMLVFLRPTLSPGLFVQMAGRGTRIAEGKSDCLLLDFARNLDRHGPVDKIGAPGIGTGEPGEAPTKRCPECGATMYAGATTCPSCGFEMPRDPEKKLTSRASSAQALSDDRPQRREVFGVSFHLHQKMGKPDSMRVEYDCGLQVVRQWICPLHGEYARYKAEKWWSRHIAADMPADVSEMVQVAEDYCRPIAALWTRMNGKFEEVVRTEIGERHAVMSDVSEIPF, encoded by the coding sequence GTGGGAGGCGATCCGGTGATCGAGCTTCGTTCCTATCAGAGAGAGGCCATCGACAGCCTCTACCGGTGGTTCGAGACGCAGGGAGGGGATCCGGTCATCGTCCTACCCACCGGGTCAGGAAAGTCGGCGGTCCAGGCGGCATTTATTCAGGAGGTTCTCTCCCGGTGGGAAGGTCAGCGAATCCTCTGTCTCGTCCATGTGAAGGAGCTTGTCGAGCAGAATTTCCGGACTCTCAAACAGCTGTGGCCGGAAGCCCCGGCCGGGATCTACTCGGCCGGAGTGGGAAGGCGGGAGGCGAATCCCCCCATCGTCATCGCCGGAATCCAATCCGTCTACCGGAAGGCCCGCGAACTCGGACATAGGGATCTCGTCATCATCGACGAGTCTCACCGGATCCCGCCGGACGGATCAGGTATGTACCAGACGCTCCTCACTGGCTTGAGGGAGACGAACCCTCACCTTCGCCTGATCGGACTCACCGCCACCCCCTACCGGATGGGTCAAGGATACCTCTGGGACGGAGAGGGAGCGCTCTTCGACGGGCCCTCGTACCAGATCGACATGGGGGAACTCATCCGGATGGGCTATCTGTCGCCACTGACGACTTCTCCCGTCGTCTCCCGGGCGGACCTCTCCGGCGTCAAGACGCGCCAGGGGGATTTCGTGGAGGGAGACCTTGAAAAGGCGATGGACTCTATTACGGACAAGGCGTGCCGGGAGATGGTGGACCTCGGCGCCGATCGCCGGAAGTGGATCATCTTCTGCGCCGGCGTCTCCCACGCGAAAAATGTAACCCGGACACTGCGGGATCTCGGGGTGCCGGCGGAGCTTGTCACCGGAGACACGCCTAATGAGATGCGCGACGCGATCGTGGACCGCTTTCGCGCCGGCGAGATCCGGGCCTTGGTGAACGTCATGGTGCTGACCACCGGCTTCGACGTGCCCGACGTGGACATGCTCGTCTTCCTGCGCCCGACGCTCTCCCCTGGCCTCTTTGTCCAGATGGCAGGCCGTGGCACCCGGATCGCGGAAGGGAAAAGCGATTGTCTCCTCCTGGACTTCGCCAGGAATCTGGACCGCCACGGGCCCGTCGACAAGATCGGGGCACCCGGTATCGGGACGGGAGAGCCCGGGGAAGCGCCGACGAAAAGATGTCCGGAATGCGGGGCCACGATGTATGCCGGCGCAACGACATGCCCCTCGTGCGGATTTGAGATGCCCCGGGATCCAGAGAAGAAGCTGACGAGCCGGGCAAGCAGTGCCCAGGCGCTCTCGGATGACCGGCCCCAGAGGAGAGAGGTTTTTGGCGTCTCTTTTCATCTTCATCAGAAGATGGGGAAGCCCGACTCCATGCGAGTGGAGTACGACTGCGGACTTCAGGTCGTGCGTCAGTGGATTTGCCCTCTGCACGGGGAGTATGCCCGGTACAAAGCCGAGAAATGGTGGAGCCGTCACATCGCCGCCGACATGCCGGCGGATGTCTCTGAGATGGTCCAAGTGGCAGAGGACTATTGCCGGCCCATCGCGGCCCTATGGACTCGCATGAACGGAAAGTTCGAGGAAGTCGTGAGAACGGAGATCGGAGAGCGCCATGCCGTCATGTCTGACGTGTCTGAAATTCCGTTCTGA
- a CDS encoding bifunctional DNA primase/polymerase produces MMTWTARLLVFPLKDRSKEPATSHGHLDAKPFEEWTVKATNWGIRCGPESGITVIDVDPRNGGDIQQVLPLLPLAPRVKTGGGGWHFYCQGVPAGTHFIKLPGIDFKNNGYVVAPGSIHPSGAPYEWEQEGDLPEFPASFIKPPASLPRVEPSGFFPDDITDMLGAIPSEDRDTWLHVGMALHSVDPGLAGFELWHEWSKSARSYKGIADCNKVWNSFRKSGITLGTLVKLALDHGYKRSAPLVDLGGQFAPRERPTIKEPDDLPFTPTIPVFLLEEIRRWAVPACDPVSAIAVALTIGSLMVARTVTTDKGDLPMVQFALVGPTASSGIIAGDSVEKALREASLGWMLRGGTLSSEEKLKRALLASPVLYHFTHTWAANVQFSQRQPSGAMSAAIALFDRILRGSPLRHENEKKPDEEPTVIFDPHLALIVSVGQDELQKILTTDEMSRGSHEMMLYVPLRTPGEIPSGPLPSSVLRRLAGPALQNSLPPSSREPASFSVLKIRDPEGVSDDPLYRTSKIIARRIALILSAVDNPSATEVSDSHLAWAMKFVEFCARSLKPEESAGDGRMTPYDYVAAFAKKQKTRGFTPRDLVQGVKPFRNLKREDRNSLIDLMLEDGLLVSVPVPGKRVERLYHRDFVKKGENEC; encoded by the coding sequence ATGATGACCTGGACCGCCCGTCTCCTCGTTTTTCCGCTCAAGGACCGCTCCAAGGAGCCGGCGACATCCCACGGCCACCTGGATGCCAAGCCCTTCGAGGAGTGGACCGTCAAGGCCACGAACTGGGGGATCCGCTGCGGACCCGAAAGCGGAATCACCGTCATCGACGTGGACCCCCGGAACGGCGGAGACATCCAGCAGGTCCTTCCGCTTCTCCCGTTGGCTCCCCGCGTGAAGACGGGAGGAGGAGGATGGCATTTCTACTGCCAGGGGGTCCCGGCCGGAACCCATTTCATAAAGCTTCCCGGCATCGACTTCAAGAACAACGGCTACGTGGTCGCCCCGGGGTCCATCCACCCGTCGGGTGCTCCCTACGAGTGGGAACAGGAAGGGGACCTACCGGAATTTCCCGCCTCGTTCATCAAGCCGCCCGCTTCTCTCCCTCGGGTCGAGCCCTCCGGGTTTTTCCCCGACGACATCACGGACATGCTTGGGGCGATCCCATCGGAAGATCGAGACACCTGGCTTCACGTCGGCATGGCCCTCCATTCGGTGGACCCCGGCCTCGCCGGCTTCGAGCTCTGGCACGAGTGGTCGAAATCGGCGCGCTCCTACAAGGGAATCGCGGACTGCAACAAGGTGTGGAACTCGTTCCGGAAAAGCGGCATCACCCTGGGGACGCTCGTCAAGCTCGCCCTCGACCACGGCTACAAAAGATCCGCTCCCCTCGTGGATCTCGGCGGACAATTCGCCCCACGGGAGCGTCCGACGATCAAAGAGCCGGACGATCTCCCTTTCACGCCCACGATCCCCGTCTTTCTCCTCGAGGAGATCCGGAGATGGGCGGTCCCGGCCTGCGATCCGGTCTCCGCCATCGCCGTGGCCCTGACGATCGGCAGCCTCATGGTCGCCCGTACCGTCACGACGGACAAAGGGGATCTCCCCATGGTGCAGTTCGCCCTCGTGGGGCCCACCGCCTCCTCCGGGATCATCGCCGGCGATTCCGTCGAGAAGGCTCTCCGGGAAGCGTCCCTCGGATGGATGCTCCGGGGAGGAACGCTCTCTTCCGAAGAAAAGCTCAAGCGCGCCCTCCTGGCCTCCCCGGTCCTTTACCACTTCACCCACACCTGGGCGGCCAACGTCCAGTTCTCCCAGCGTCAGCCATCCGGCGCCATGAGCGCGGCGATCGCCCTTTTTGACAGGATCCTCCGGGGGTCCCCCCTCCGCCATGAGAACGAGAAGAAGCCAGACGAGGAGCCCACCGTTATCTTCGATCCCCACCTCGCCCTCATCGTCAGCGTGGGCCAGGACGAACTCCAAAAGATCCTCACGACGGACGAGATGAGCCGGGGGAGCCACGAGATGATGCTGTATGTCCCGCTCCGGACTCCCGGAGAGATTCCGAGCGGTCCCCTCCCCTCCTCGGTCCTCCGTCGGCTCGCGGGCCCGGCGCTCCAGAACAGCCTTCCCCCTTCGAGCCGGGAGCCGGCCTCTTTTTCCGTTCTCAAGATCAGGGATCCGGAGGGTGTGTCGGACGACCCTCTCTATCGCACATCGAAGATCATTGCGCGCCGCATCGCCCTCATCCTGTCGGCCGTCGACAACCCGTCCGCCACGGAGGTGAGCGACTCCCATCTCGCCTGGGCCATGAAGTTCGTGGAGTTTTGCGCCAGATCCCTGAAGCCGGAAGAGTCGGCCGGAGACGGCCGCATGACTCCCTACGACTACGTCGCCGCCTTCGCCAAAAAACAGAAGACGCGAGGTTTCACCCCCAGGGATCTCGTCCAGGGGGTCAAACCTTTCCGGAATCTCAAACGCGAGGATCGGAACTCTCTTATCGATCTCATGCTCGAGGACGGACTTCTGGTGTCCGTCCCGGTTCCCGGCAAGCGTGTGGAGCGACTTTATCACCGGGACTTCGTCAAAAAGGGGGAAAACGAATGTTGA
- a CDS encoding DUF669 domain-containing protein → MSQLNFNAEEVDPSTPFEPLPAGDYIGQVVGSELKPTASGSGEYLKLEIEILSQGFAGRKVFDQLNIRNENAEAERIGRAMLSALCHSIGILRVSDSQQLHGKPFSLKLAIKEDAKYGKKNVVKGYKAVSGAVPQPVFSSSAPPAQAAKPASAVPPWQRQKSVAS, encoded by the coding sequence ATGAGTCAGTTGAATTTTAACGCCGAGGAAGTGGATCCGAGTACCCCATTCGAGCCCCTTCCGGCCGGAGACTACATCGGCCAGGTCGTGGGGTCGGAGCTGAAGCCGACGGCCTCCGGATCCGGAGAGTACCTGAAACTCGAAATCGAGATCCTGTCCCAGGGATTTGCCGGTCGGAAGGTTTTCGACCAGCTCAACATCCGGAACGAAAACGCGGAAGCGGAGCGCATCGGACGGGCGATGCTTTCAGCCTTGTGCCACTCCATCGGGATCCTCCGCGTCAGCGACAGCCAGCAGCTTCACGGAAAGCCCTTCTCTCTCAAGTTAGCCATCAAGGAAGACGCCAAGTACGGAAAGAAGAACGTGGTGAAGGGCTACAAGGCGGTTTCCGGAGCGGTTCCTCAGCCGGTCTTTTCATCCTCCGCACCTCCCGCACAGGCTGCAAAACCGGCTTCGGCCGTCCCCCCCTGGCAGAGACAGAAGTCGGTGGCATCGTGA
- a CDS encoding RusA family crossover junction endodeoxyribonuclease: MIRFFVAGTPIPKGRPRMTRTGHAYTPQKTRTYESKLAFFGSREMTGKPPLECPLQVDLMVVLPIPESWSRKKKAEALACKILPTGRKDLDNFVKILDGLNGIVWKDDGQICALSARKVYGEIPGLHIVIEEYLS, encoded by the coding sequence ATGATCCGCTTCTTTGTTGCTGGCACCCCTATTCCCAAGGGACGGCCCCGCATGACCCGGACCGGGCATGCCTATACTCCACAAAAAACGCGAACCTACGAGTCCAAGCTGGCGTTTTTCGGAAGCCGGGAAATGACGGGGAAGCCTCCCCTTGAATGCCCCTTGCAAGTCGACCTGATGGTCGTTCTTCCCATTCCGGAATCCTGGTCACGGAAAAAGAAAGCCGAAGCCTTGGCCTGCAAAATTCTGCCGACAGGAAGAAAAGACCTGGACAACTTCGTGAAGATCCTGGACGGGCTGAATGGCATCGTCTGGAAGGATGACGGGCAGATCTGCGCCTTGTCGGCCAGGAAGGTCTACGGAGAGATCCCGGGCCTTCATATCGTCATCGAGGAGTATCTCTCATGA
- a CDS encoding PBSX family phage terminase large subunit, with translation MPKTAEKHVWIPILPAFRSLLDPYRVKLFHGGRGGAKSWQFARASMIKALEKRRRIICAREFMNSIRESVHALLESQIRQLDLEDYFQVQERTIKSSNGSEFLFMGLKQNIHSAKSFEGADILWIEEGQTISKESLDIIIPTIRKEGSEIWISANLETEEDPIKTRFIDGPPDPDVFIRKVNYDENPYFTSTLEKERLRALSLIESAPNEDARIQAQADYDHIWLGFPKRRTGAMVIKRWVIRDFETPEKARFLHGADWGFASDPTVLVRSFIDGKSLFVDMEAYGHGVELDEIPALFDKVPTARKWPIKADSARPETISHVRRKGFNVSGAEKWQGSIEDGIAFLNGFERIVIHPRCVKTADECRLYSYKVDRMTGDVLPIIVDKHNHCIDAIRYSLDGYIKNRITPTALPSGLMGR, from the coding sequence ATGCCGAAAACGGCTGAGAAGCATGTCTGGATTCCGATCCTTCCGGCCTTTCGGAGTCTCCTTGACCCCTATCGCGTCAAACTCTTCCACGGGGGGCGCGGAGGGGCAAAGTCGTGGCAGTTCGCCAGGGCCTCGATGATCAAGGCGCTGGAGAAACGCCGCCGAATCATCTGTGCGAGGGAATTCATGAACTCCATCCGGGAATCGGTCCATGCCCTCCTCGAGAGTCAGATCCGGCAACTGGACCTCGAGGACTATTTTCAGGTCCAGGAGCGGACTATCAAGTCCTCCAACGGCTCCGAATTTCTGTTCATGGGCCTCAAGCAGAACATTCACAGTGCCAAGAGTTTCGAGGGGGCGGACATCCTCTGGATCGAGGAGGGTCAGACGATCTCGAAGGAATCCCTCGACATCATCATCCCGACAATCCGGAAAGAAGGCTCGGAAATCTGGATCAGCGCGAATCTCGAAACCGAAGAAGATCCCATCAAGACGCGCTTCATCGATGGCCCGCCCGATCCCGACGTCTTCATCCGGAAGGTCAACTACGACGAGAATCCCTACTTCACCAGCACTCTCGAAAAAGAACGCCTCCGGGCGCTCTCCCTGATCGAATCGGCTCCCAACGAGGACGCGAGGATTCAGGCCCAGGCCGACTACGATCACATCTGGCTCGGGTTCCCCAAGCGCCGGACGGGAGCCATGGTCATCAAGCGGTGGGTCATCCGGGACTTCGAGACGCCGGAGAAGGCCCGGTTTCTTCATGGGGCGGACTGGGGATTCGCAAGCGATCCGACCGTTCTTGTGCGATCGTTCATCGACGGGAAAAGCCTTTTTGTCGACATGGAGGCCTACGGGCATGGCGTGGAGCTCGACGAGATCCCTGCGCTTTTCGACAAGGTCCCCACAGCCCGGAAATGGCCCATCAAGGCCGACTCCGCCCGTCCCGAGACGATCAGCCATGTCAGGCGCAAGGGCTTCAATGTCTCGGGGGCGGAGAAGTGGCAAGGGAGCATCGAGGACGGCATTGCGTTTCTGAACGGTTTTGAACGGATCGTGATCCATCCTCGTTGTGTCAAGACGGCGGACGAGTGCCGTCTTTACAGCTACAAGGTGGACAGGATGACGGGAGACGTTCTCCCGATCATTGTCGACAAGCACAACCATTGCATCGACGCCATTCGGTATTCCCTCGATGGCTACATCAAAAACAGAATCACCCCGACGGCGCTCCCGTCGGGACTCATGGGGAGGTGA
- a CDS encoding ATP-binding protein, protein MKLLSTKDAHINGVKILCYGSSGAGKTRLCATTGGKTVILSAEAGLLSLREHDIPFIQIQGIDDIYQAYDYLANDPEGQTFSWICLDSISEIGEVVLSAGKKSAKDPRAAYGDLQEKMGDLLRAFRDLPGRNVYFSAKQDRIKDEATGIMLYGPSMPGQKLGLQLPYFFDEVFVLRVERSPEGSLVRTLQTFQDVQYTAKDRSGALAPYEDPDLGAIATKISGGQK, encoded by the coding sequence GTGAAACTTTTATCCACGAAGGACGCCCATATCAACGGCGTCAAGATCCTGTGTTACGGATCTTCCGGCGCCGGAAAGACCAGGCTCTGCGCCACCACGGGTGGAAAAACTGTCATCCTTTCGGCCGAGGCCGGCCTTCTCTCCCTGCGGGAGCACGACATTCCGTTTATCCAGATCCAGGGGATCGACGACATCTACCAAGCCTACGACTACCTGGCCAACGATCCGGAGGGGCAGACCTTCTCCTGGATCTGCCTCGACTCCATCTCGGAGATCGGAGAGGTCGTCCTTTCGGCCGGGAAGAAGTCGGCCAAGGATCCACGGGCGGCCTACGGGGATCTTCAGGAAAAGATGGGGGATCTCCTCCGCGCTTTCCGCGATCTCCCCGGGCGGAATGTGTATTTTTCCGCCAAGCAGGACCGCATCAAAGACGAGGCAACGGGGATCATGCTTTACGGTCCCTCGATGCCGGGACAGAAGCTCGGACTCCAGCTTCCCTACTTCTTCGACGAAGTGTTTGTTCTTCGGGTCGAAAGGTCACCAGAAGGGAGCCTTGTCCGGACGCTCCAGACATTTCAGGACGTTCAGTACACGGCCAAAGACCGTAGCGGGGCGCTCGCCCCTTACGAAGACCCCGATCTCGGGGCAATCGCAACCAAAATCTCAGGAGGTCAGAAATGA
- a CDS encoding Cro/CI family transcriptional regulator — translation MKKNDAIRAFGSVSELARAIGITPQAISQWPDELTPAMKDRVIAALVRTGRSLSLIAS, via the coding sequence ATGAAAAAGAATGACGCCATACGGGCCTTCGGGTCCGTCTCGGAACTTGCCAGGGCCATAGGGATCACCCCACAGGCAATCTCGCAGTGGCCGGATGAACTGACGCCAGCGATGAAGGATCGCGTCATTGCGGCCCTTGTCAGGACAGGGCGCTCGCTATCACTCATTGCCTCATGA
- a CDS encoding S24 family peptidase, with the protein METLAELALRLRLEAGYSNRSQFAREVGVSSQAILQIENGTTREMKGRTLAGYIRVLGEAAASKLAPYKAKEITTLATPEEYAFIKRYEAKLSAGDGHENGDHVQIDGTHAFRISWLKKKGLSPEHLCVLEVEGDSMAPDIKSGDVVLIDMTKVEVESGEVFAIQTPDGARIKRIIRQADGRIRFSSDNPDKGRYPDEIYSEEEASRIKIIGKKVWRGG; encoded by the coding sequence ATGGAGACCCTGGCTGAGTTAGCGTTGAGATTGAGGTTGGAGGCCGGATATTCCAATCGAAGTCAATTTGCCAGAGAAGTTGGCGTTTCTTCCCAGGCGATCCTGCAGATCGAAAACGGGACTACGCGGGAGATGAAAGGGAGGACATTGGCGGGGTACATACGGGTTCTTGGTGAAGCGGCGGCCAGCAAACTTGCTCCTTATAAAGCAAAGGAGATTACTACTCTCGCTACGCCAGAGGAGTATGCCTTTATCAAACGGTATGAGGCAAAATTATCGGCGGGGGACGGCCATGAAAACGGAGACCATGTCCAAATCGACGGAACGCATGCCTTTCGCATTTCGTGGCTTAAAAAAAAGGGACTTTCTCCAGAACACCTCTGCGTACTGGAAGTCGAAGGGGATTCGATGGCCCCAGACATTAAGAGTGGGGATGTAGTTTTGATAGACATGACCAAAGTAGAGGTCGAATCTGGAGAAGTTTTTGCTATTCAGACACCGGACGGTGCCCGGATAAAAAGAATCATTCGTCAGGCTGATGGAAGGATCCGCTTCTCTTCAGACAATCCCGACAAAGGCCGCTATCCGGACGAGATATATTCGGAGGAGGAAGCGTCCAGGATTAAGATTATCGGCAAAAAAGTCTGGAGGGGAGGATGA
- a CDS encoding DUF3467 domain-containing protein, whose product MDESITSLGKPVKGSSEFKPSPPEKYIYTNMMNVGVSATDITIDFGRIVVEQREGGPVNVGYGQISVVMAKQTARLLRDTLDNVLKNDPTNIPEK is encoded by the coding sequence ATGGACGAAAGCATCACGTCGCTGGGAAAACCTGTGAAAGGATCCTCAGAATTCAAACCTTCCCCTCCGGAAAAGTATATTTACACCAATATGATGAACGTAGGAGTGAGTGCAACCGATATCACTATTGATTTCGGTCGCATCGTGGTAGAACAGAGGGAAGGTGGTCCGGTCAATGTCGGCTATGGTCAGATCTCGGTCGTGATGGCAAAACAAACAGCCAGGCTACTGAGGGACACGCTGGATAATGTCCTGAAAAACGACCCGACGAATATTCCTGAAAAATGA
- a CDS encoding helix-turn-helix domain-containing protein: protein MTGPELKKLRESVLLSQCALARMLGVSNSLIWCYENKKTPISSTMAERIKGAIQETSENPALARRIRKKPEANPEKKEPIENDISKSTDRAVISTESTHRPLPDLPRTITVELSPESIRRLGQIILEGIRAMREEPVAIKPEVIQAAREGDRYRARAQEILNGRR, encoded by the coding sequence ATGACCGGCCCTGAACTGAAAAAACTCCGGGAGAGTGTGTTGCTCTCCCAGTGTGCCCTAGCTCGAATGTTGGGCGTCTCGAACTCCCTCATCTGGTGCTATGAAAACAAGAAAACTCCTATTTCATCCACCATGGCAGAACGGATTAAGGGAGCAATTCAGGAAACATCCGAAAATCCGGCTCTCGCGCGGAGAATCCGGAAGAAGCCCGAGGCCAACCCGGAAAAGAAAGAACCTATCGAAAATGACATATCGAAATCGACAGATCGAGCCGTCATCTCCACGGAATCGACACATCGCCCTCTGCCCGACCTTCCCAGAACCATCACCGTCGAACTCTCCCCGGAGTCGATCCGGAGGCTTGGACAGATCATCCTCGAAGGAATAAGAGCCATGAGAGAGGAGCCGGTGGCGATCAAGCCGGAGGTCATCCAGGCGGCCAGAGAGGGAGACCGTTACCGGGCGAGGGCTCAGGAGATACTGAACGGGAGGAGATGA
- a CDS encoding terminase small subunit, translating to MKKPTGRKPNQLTPKQKRFVAEYLVDLNATQAYIRAGYCAKHADVAGPRLLGNVGVAKAIEEKQQKKLAKLEISAERLDQEAARLAFFDIRKLYRPDGTLIPINELDEDTARAIVGLDVSIVGSEEDGFSIIRKYKTASKEKGIELLYRRLGLLKDTPPTVAFNSNVLVIHTTEKDAENG from the coding sequence GTGAAAAAGCCCACTGGACGAAAGCCGAACCAGCTCACGCCGAAGCAGAAGCGTTTCGTGGCCGAGTACTTGGTTGACCTCAATGCGACACAGGCCTACATCCGCGCCGGGTACTGCGCAAAGCATGCTGATGTTGCTGGACCCCGACTGTTAGGAAATGTTGGAGTCGCCAAAGCGATTGAGGAAAAACAACAAAAAAAATTGGCCAAACTCGAAATTTCTGCTGAACGACTCGACCAAGAGGCGGCCCGTCTCGCATTCTTCGACATTCGCAAGCTCTATCGTCCGGATGGAACACTGATTCCGATAAACGAGCTAGACGAGGATACCGCGAGGGCGATTGTCGGACTCGATGTCTCAATCGTCGGGAGCGAAGAGGATGGTTTTTCGATCATCAGAAAATACAAGACAGCCAGCAAGGAGAAGGGGATCGAGCTTCTATACCGGAGACTCGGTCTCCTGAAGGATACTCCTCCCACCGTGGCATTTAACTCGAACGTCCTCGTCATCCACACCACGGAAAAAGATGCCGAAAACGGCTGA
- a CDS encoding HNH endonuclease signature motif containing protein yields the protein MESLPVSNGEGSPSIKEKCLVEGCITTIGRFRAGFCGAHYQKIRKYGKNVCLRARKGEGSLSHGYKVFRKEGCRIREHVFIAEKAIGRKLTSNEVVHHIDGNRSNNSPSNLLICTKEYHNLLHKRMRALSEGGDPDFLKCKYCKEWDSPNKLYVYSSGNYHIDCMNSYRRNRRATRVKSENS from the coding sequence ATGGAATCTCTCCCCGTTTCAAACGGGGAGGGGTCTCCTTCTATAAAAGAAAAATGTTTGGTGGAGGGTTGTATTACAACGATAGGGAGATTTAGAGCGGGTTTTTGCGGTGCTCATTACCAAAAAATAAGAAAATACGGCAAAAATGTGTGTTTGCGCGCCAGAAAAGGAGAAGGATCTTTATCGCACGGATATAAGGTTTTCAGGAAAGAAGGGTGCCGCATCCGAGAGCATGTTTTTATCGCGGAAAAAGCCATTGGAAGGAAGCTGACCTCAAATGAGGTAGTTCACCATATTGATGGGAACAGATCCAATAATTCGCCATCCAATCTTCTTATATGTACCAAGGAATATCACAATCTTCTTCATAAAAGAATGAGGGCACTTTCAGAAGGAGGGGACCCGGATTTTCTTAAATGCAAATACTGCAAGGAATGGGATAGTCCTAATAAGCTTTATGTTTATTCGAGTGGAAATTATCACATTGATTGCATGAATTCTTATAGAAGAAATCGGAGAGCAACGAGGGTAAAAAGTGAAAATTCCTAG
- a CDS encoding ATP-dependent DNA helicase, whose protein sequence is MNSLTLTSDQENALEGMKAFCANSLDKNWPAALLQGYAGTGKTTLLGVLVSSLVEKGYKVAVTAPTNKAVSVLMEKVPDASCHATIHSLLGLALQEEGETQKLVSSGTSCVNDFDVVIVDECSMIGADLLSMIRGRPKFIFVGDPAQLPPVNEIFSPVFRSVGLRWSLSKIVRQAEGNAIIDLSAEIRLKSEEGVPMTLEDIKSILEGKLEACCMSGIDLVSALTHEWKEGRDSRILAWRNATVDFYNRAIFSSLYPDATTPFVPGQTAIVGSSFEVDPDAHVRLDTSEEVTILSLEPGERLGVPVFLARVQRASGETWTLPIPRSSSDFAREVKASFSEWRFWKNQVKASPSASEASEADRKASAFLKKGWALKKGIADLRHPWAMTVHKAQGSTYDTVFVDWNDLRAIPSDDFLRILYTAVTRPSRYLAICH, encoded by the coding sequence ATGAATTCATTGACACTTACTTCTGATCAGGAAAACGCACTGGAAGGAATGAAGGCCTTCTGTGCTAATTCTCTCGATAAAAACTGGCCAGCAGCCCTTCTCCAGGGCTACGCCGGAACAGGCAAGACAACGCTTCTGGGAGTCCTCGTCTCCAGCCTCGTCGAAAAGGGCTATAAAGTGGCCGTCACTGCTCCTACCAACAAAGCCGTCTCCGTGCTTATGGAAAAGGTGCCGGACGCTTCCTGTCACGCTACGATCCACTCCCTTCTCGGACTCGCCCTCCAGGAGGAAGGAGAAACCCAAAAACTTGTCTCTTCCGGAACGTCCTGCGTCAATGACTTCGATGTCGTGATCGTTGACGAGTGTTCCATGATCGGCGCCGACCTTCTCTCCATGATTCGCGGTCGCCCGAAATTCATTTTCGTTGGCGACCCGGCCCAGCTCCCCCCCGTGAACGAAATCTTTTCTCCCGTCTTCCGATCGGTCGGTCTCCGGTGGTCGCTTTCGAAGATTGTTCGCCAGGCGGAGGGAAACGCCATCATCGATCTTTCGGCCGAAATTCGCTTAAAAAGCGAGGAGGGGGTCCCAATGACCCTCGAGGACATCAAGTCGATTCTCGAAGGAAAATTGGAGGCCTGCTGCATGTCTGGAATCGATCTCGTCTCCGCCTTGACGCACGAGTGGAAAGAGGGGAGGGATTCGCGGATTCTCGCCTGGCGCAATGCCACCGTCGACTTCTATAACCGGGCGATCTTTTCCTCTCTCTATCCGGACGCCACAACCCCCTTCGTCCCGGGACAGACGGCCATCGTCGGCTCCTCCTTCGAGGTGGATCCCGACGCGCATGTCCGGCTCGACACCTCCGAAGAGGTCACCATCCTCTCGCTCGAACCCGGGGAGCGTCTCGGTGTTCCCGTCTTCCTCGCCCGCGTCCAGCGCGCTTCCGGCGAGACGTGGACGCTCCCTATCCCGAGATCTTCTTCGGACTTCGCGCGCGAGGTGAAGGCCTCTTTCTCCGAGTGGCGCTTCTGGAAGAACCAGGTGAAGGCCTCTCCATCGGCATCAGAGGCGTCCGAGGCCGACAGGAAAGCGTCTGCCTTTTTAAAGAAGGGATGGGCCCTCAAAAAGGGAATCGCCGACCTTCGCCATCCGTGGGCGATGACCGTTCACAAGGCCCAGGGGTCGACTTACGATACCGTCTTCGTCGACTGGAACGACCTTCGGGCGATCCCTTCCGACGATTTTTTGCGAATACTCTACACCGCCGTTACGCGGCCTTCGCGCTATCTCGCCATCTGCCACTAA